From the Amycolatopsis thermoflava N1165 genome, one window contains:
- a CDS encoding sugar ABC transporter substrate-binding protein, producing the protein MRLSTVAAVAAALLMPWSLAGCGSPTSSVTGTSADSPDAAEAAAAVQAASGEPVLTASLGTALAHPADLTGKTIYYIPLSLQVATFTNQLAGLQQALTKVGATVKSCDGQLSPTGVAQCIDQAIGARAHAVVTSSISYEMASTAFSRLTGAGIPTLLTGTEPVAAAPTGLHFLSQGWYQRVEARLAAQAVIADSNAQAKVLYLRTSDSKSMVEMGAAGIDELKTGCPDCRVNVIDVAGTQVSQLPSIVSGALLKNPSIDYVIPQTDNWVPGVLTGIQNAGATSRMKMASTTAILGSLQILKSNPVLIADVGASPNYIGWAIADSAIRMLSSEPVPAGYPPLVRVFTKDNIGTLQLTPQAETGNDWYGSAPYVAGFEKLWGVS; encoded by the coding sequence ATGCGATTGTCCACAGTGGCCGCTGTCGCCGCGGCCCTCCTCATGCCCTGGTCGCTGGCCGGCTGCGGATCGCCGACCTCGAGCGTGACCGGAACGTCTGCCGATTCGCCGGACGCCGCGGAGGCCGCCGCCGCGGTCCAGGCGGCCTCCGGTGAGCCGGTCCTCACCGCATCACTCGGAACCGCGCTCGCGCACCCTGCCGACCTCACCGGCAAGACGATCTACTACATCCCGCTCAGCCTCCAGGTGGCCACGTTCACCAACCAGCTCGCGGGACTCCAGCAGGCCCTCACGAAGGTCGGCGCGACGGTCAAGTCGTGCGACGGGCAACTGAGTCCGACCGGAGTGGCACAGTGCATCGACCAGGCGATCGGCGCCCGCGCGCACGCGGTGGTGACGAGCTCGATCTCCTACGAGATGGCCTCCACCGCTTTCAGCCGGCTCACCGGCGCCGGAATTCCCACGCTCCTCACCGGCACCGAGCCGGTCGCCGCGGCGCCCACCGGCCTCCACTTCCTGAGCCAGGGCTGGTACCAGCGAGTAGAGGCGAGACTCGCCGCCCAAGCGGTCATCGCGGATTCGAACGCGCAAGCCAAGGTCCTCTACCTGCGAACCTCCGACTCCAAGTCGATGGTGGAGATGGGCGCCGCCGGGATCGACGAGCTCAAGACCGGCTGCCCGGACTGCCGGGTCAACGTCATCGACGTCGCCGGCACCCAGGTGAGCCAGCTCCCCTCGATCGTCAGCGGCGCTCTCCTGAAGAACCCGTCGATCGACTACGTGATCCCGCAGACCGACAACTGGGTGCCGGGTGTCCTGACCGGAATCCAGAACGCGGGCGCGACCTCCCGCATGAAGATGGCGTCGACCACCGCCATCCTGGGATCGCTGCAGATCCTCAAGTCCAACCCGGTCCTGATCGCTGATGTCGGAGCCAGCCCGAACTACATCGGCTGGGCGATCGCCGACTCGGCGATCCGCATGCTGTCTTCAGAGCCCGTACCCGCCGGCTATCCGCCTCTCGTCCGGGTCTTCACCAAGGACAACATCGGGACCTTGCAGTTGACACCCCAGGCGGAAACGGGCAACGACTGGTACGGCTCCGCACCCTACGTGGCCGGGTTCGAGAAGCTCTGGGGTGTCTCGTGA
- a CDS encoding NDMA-dependent alcohol dehydrogenase has translation MRSRGAILREVPGTWEIVDLEVDDPRPGEIRIKMIASGLCHSDDHMSTGDLPAAVLPVCGGHEGAGIVESVGPNTPGFVPGDKVIFSFLPACGKCRWCSTGHQNLCDLGAFAMIGSRWDDPASFRLKSADGTPVAQALGISTFSEYTTISAHSAVKVPEDTPLDKAVLLGCAVGTGWGSAVHSGKVCPGDTVIVMGIGGVGANAVQGARHAGAAEIIAVDPNPFKRDTATEVLGATHAVETMDEATDLAKSCTNGQGADVAIITVGVITGDHIGQAFAAVSKRGTVVVTALGNIASVGIPVSIPELTLYEKKIVGSLFGSSNPNADIPTLLSLYRSGSLKLDELITTEYALDDITKGFEDMHAGVNIRGVVRF, from the coding sequence ATGAGAAGTCGTGGGGCCATCCTGCGAGAGGTGCCTGGCACATGGGAGATCGTCGACCTCGAGGTCGACGATCCGCGGCCGGGCGAGATCCGGATCAAGATGATCGCCTCGGGGCTGTGTCACTCGGACGACCACATGTCGACCGGCGATCTCCCGGCCGCGGTGCTGCCGGTGTGCGGAGGTCACGAGGGGGCCGGGATCGTCGAGTCCGTCGGACCGAACACGCCCGGATTCGTCCCCGGCGACAAGGTGATCTTCTCCTTCCTCCCGGCGTGCGGGAAGTGCCGCTGGTGCTCCACCGGCCACCAGAACCTGTGCGACCTGGGAGCCTTCGCGATGATCGGCTCGCGGTGGGACGATCCCGCCAGCTTCCGGCTGAAGTCGGCCGACGGCACGCCCGTAGCGCAGGCACTGGGCATCTCGACGTTCTCGGAGTACACGACCATCTCGGCCCACTCCGCCGTGAAGGTTCCCGAGGACACGCCACTGGACAAGGCGGTCCTGCTGGGATGCGCAGTCGGTACCGGCTGGGGTTCGGCCGTCCACAGCGGCAAGGTCTGCCCCGGCGACACGGTGATCGTCATGGGCATCGGCGGCGTCGGGGCGAATGCGGTCCAAGGCGCCCGGCACGCTGGAGCGGCGGAGATCATCGCGGTCGACCCCAACCCGTTCAAGCGGGACACCGCAACGGAGGTTCTCGGTGCCACGCACGCCGTCGAAACCATGGACGAGGCCACCGATCTGGCCAAGAGCTGCACCAACGGGCAGGGCGCGGACGTCGCCATCATCACGGTCGGCGTCATCACCGGCGACCACATCGGCCAGGCATTTGCTGCCGTCAGCAAGCGCGGCACCGTGGTAGTCACCGCGCTGGGCAACATAGCGAGTGTGGGCATCCCGGTCTCCATCCCCGAGCTCACACTGTACGAGAAGAAGATCGTCGGCTCGCTGTTCGGATCATCCAACCCCAATGCCGACATTCCGACGCTGCTGAGTCTCTACCGCTCGGGCTCGCTCAAGCTCGATGAACTCATCACCACCGAATACGCCCTCGACGACATCACCAAGGGATTCGAGGACATGCACGCTGGAGTCAACATCCGTGGAGTTGTCCGCTTCTAG
- a CDS encoding epoxide hydrolase family protein, which translates to MESDSDRHDRVRPFHIDIPDSALADLEQRLARVRLPGPETVGDASQGVQLERLRELLNYWATTYDWRKIEAHLNDIGQFRTTIDGLGIHFVHVRSGHENATPLLLLHGWPSSFLEFLKVIGPLTDPTAHGGDERDAFHVVIPSMPGYGFSDAPSTGGWNPDRIAAAYAVLMRRLGYDSYLAQGGDWGGVVATRMGRQHPAGLRAVHLNFPEFLAMPPVSDEPTPEEAAAIAQGNVFVSVHSGYHLLQRTRPQTIGYALTDSPAGQAAWIYEKFLDWAAPDAFTMDEILDHISLYWLTGTAASSSRLYWEHAQQPIGLTELDLPVGVSVFPGELTRTPRIWAERAYHDLRYFNDDIAAGGHFAAFEQPALFADEVRKFARTVAES; encoded by the coding sequence ATGGAATCAGACTCAGATCGCCACGACAGGGTCCGCCCGTTCCACATCGACATCCCGGACAGTGCGCTGGCCGACCTCGAACAACGGCTGGCCCGGGTGCGGCTGCCCGGCCCGGAGACCGTCGGGGACGCAAGCCAAGGCGTGCAGCTCGAACGATTGCGCGAGCTGCTGAACTACTGGGCCACCACCTACGATTGGCGCAAGATCGAGGCGCACCTCAACGACATCGGCCAGTTCCGCACCACGATCGACGGCCTCGGCATCCACTTTGTGCACGTACGCTCGGGGCACGAGAACGCGACCCCTCTGTTGTTGCTGCACGGATGGCCCAGCTCGTTCCTGGAGTTCCTGAAGGTGATCGGCCCGCTGACCGATCCGACGGCCCACGGCGGAGACGAGCGAGATGCCTTCCACGTCGTCATCCCGTCCATGCCCGGCTACGGCTTCTCGGATGCGCCCAGCACCGGGGGCTGGAACCCGGACCGGATCGCCGCTGCCTACGCGGTGCTGATGCGACGCCTGGGATACGACTCGTATCTGGCTCAGGGCGGCGACTGGGGCGGCGTCGTGGCCACCCGGATGGGCAGGCAGCACCCGGCCGGCCTGCGTGCTGTCCACCTCAATTTCCCTGAATTCCTCGCCATGCCGCCAGTCAGCGACGAGCCGACTCCCGAAGAGGCGGCAGCCATCGCCCAGGGGAACGTGTTCGTCTCTGTCCACTCCGGCTATCACCTGCTGCAACGCACCCGGCCCCAGACCATCGGCTATGCCCTGACCGACTCCCCGGCTGGGCAGGCTGCCTGGATCTACGAAAAGTTCCTCGACTGGGCTGCTCCCGACGCGTTCACCATGGACGAGATACTCGACCACATTTCCCTGTACTGGCTCACCGGAACAGCTGCCTCGTCGTCCCGGCTGTACTGGGAACACGCGCAGCAACCGATCGGGCTGACCGAACTGGACCTGCCGGTGGGCGTGAGCGTCTTCCCCGGCGAGCTCACCCGCACGCCGCGGATCTGGGCCGAACGCGCCTATCACGACCTGCGCTACTTCAACGACGACATCGCCGCAGGTGGACACTTCGCGGCGTTCGAGCAGCCCGCTCTGTTCGCCGATGAAGTGCGGAAGTTCGCGCGAACGGTGGCGGAGTCGTGA
- a CDS encoding alpha/beta hydrolase, whose amino-acid sequence MSDQFTHQVTSPGPAQGLTFSGRRRIGRTAGTGDLPLIIAVHGGGFTSAYFDVPGYSLLDRAAALEVPIIAVDRPGYGGSNPVPAGEPVLLANAAALDHLITELWAANGAGSAGVFVVGHSIGAAVSLAVAARKPEWPLLGLALSGCLLREPASFADRWAALPGATLRSPDEDKATRMFGPAWTYRSDMPKASYFANVAVLKAELVEISSAWHDLFRALAPEISVPVHLRQGEFEKLWITDHEQVAEFAAALTASPWVDAEVFRSAGHAIDYHRVGAAFQLQQLSFALTCAARRVAECAD is encoded by the coding sequence ATGTCGGATCAGTTCACCCATCAGGTGACATCACCCGGGCCCGCTCAGGGGTTGACTTTCTCCGGCCGCCGCCGGATCGGCCGGACGGCGGGCACTGGCGACCTTCCGCTGATCATCGCGGTGCACGGCGGCGGTTTCACGTCCGCGTATTTCGACGTTCCCGGTTACTCGCTGCTGGACCGGGCGGCAGCGCTGGAGGTGCCGATCATCGCCGTCGACCGGCCCGGGTACGGCGGCAGCAACCCGGTGCCGGCCGGGGAGCCGGTCCTCCTCGCGAACGCGGCGGCGCTGGACCACCTGATCACCGAACTGTGGGCCGCGAACGGAGCCGGCAGCGCGGGCGTCTTCGTCGTCGGCCACTCCATCGGCGCTGCGGTCTCGCTGGCGGTAGCGGCGCGCAAGCCGGAGTGGCCGCTTCTCGGCCTCGCACTGTCCGGTTGCCTGCTGCGCGAGCCCGCGAGCTTCGCCGACAGGTGGGCGGCCCTCCCGGGCGCGACACTGCGTTCGCCGGACGAGGACAAGGCCACGCGGATGTTCGGTCCGGCGTGGACCTATCGCAGCGACATGCCGAAGGCGAGCTACTTCGCCAACGTCGCGGTCCTCAAGGCCGAGCTGGTGGAGATCTCGTCGGCCTGGCACGACCTCTTCCGCGCCCTCGCCCCGGAGATCTCCGTGCCGGTCCACCTCCGGCAGGGCGAGTTCGAGAAGCTGTGGATCACCGATCACGAACAGGTCGCGGAGTTCGCGGCCGCCCTGACTGCCTCGCCGTGGGTCGATGCCGAGGTCTTCCGGTCGGCGGGCCACGCCATCGACTACCACCGGGTCGGCGCCGCCTTCCAGCTTCAGCAACTGTCCTTCGCGCTCACCTGCGCGGCGCGCCGAGTCGCGGAATGTGCCGACTGA
- a CDS encoding LysR family transcriptional regulator yields the protein MADAFPALIDLDLRLVQSFVVVAEYQHFGRAAEALHTTQPSLSRQIRRLEQQLDVRLLDRTTHGTRLSDAGEVFLPLAAGLLRSAGQAMAQARAAARPRMITIGYTRGLLITPAVRALRKAEPDAEVKTRLLSWNDSRSALLDHRVDAVVARLPFVTDQLRVTLLYDEPRVLVVPLDHPLVGREAVTLDDIAEEPIPHVRQSDPLLNAYWRMDPRPDGRPAPDGPLVEDLEDKHELIAAGQAVAIGPPLDYATGLHPGLTTIPLRDIEPSKVVLATRAGDRNPLLSAFRDHAEAELPKHQRHTVATSAAVKP from the coding sequence GTGGCCGACGCCTTCCCCGCCCTCATCGACCTCGACCTGAGGCTGGTGCAAAGTTTCGTTGTCGTGGCCGAGTACCAGCATTTCGGGCGTGCGGCAGAGGCACTGCACACCACGCAGCCGTCACTGAGTCGCCAGATCCGGCGTCTCGAGCAACAGCTCGACGTCCGGTTGCTCGACCGGACGACGCACGGGACTCGCCTGTCCGATGCCGGCGAGGTCTTCCTGCCCCTGGCTGCCGGGCTGCTGCGTTCGGCCGGCCAGGCCATGGCCCAAGCCCGGGCCGCCGCCCGGCCGCGGATGATCACCATCGGTTACACCCGCGGCCTGCTCATCACCCCGGCCGTACGCGCATTGCGCAAGGCTGAACCCGACGCAGAGGTGAAGACCCGGCTTCTGTCCTGGAACGACTCGCGATCAGCGCTTCTGGACCACCGAGTCGACGCGGTCGTGGCCCGGCTGCCGTTCGTCACCGACCAGCTCCGCGTCACGCTCCTCTACGACGAGCCTCGCGTCCTCGTGGTCCCGCTCGACCATCCTCTCGTCGGCCGGGAAGCGGTCACCCTCGACGACATAGCCGAGGAGCCGATTCCCCACGTCCGGCAATCCGATCCACTGCTGAACGCCTACTGGCGCATGGACCCTCGTCCTGACGGACGCCCCGCACCGGACGGCCCGCTCGTCGAAGACCTCGAGGACAAGCACGAACTCATCGCAGCGGGGCAGGCCGTAGCCATCGGCCCGCCTCTCGACTACGCCACCGGCCTGCATCCCGGCCTGACCACCATCCCCCTGCGTGACATCGAACCGAGCAAGGTCGTCCTCGCCACGCGCGCCGGCGACCGCAATCCCCTGCTCTCAGCCTTCCGCGATCACGCCGAGGCTGAGCTGCCAAAGCACCAGAGGCACACCGTGGCGACGTCGGCCGC
- a CDS encoding MBL fold metallo-hydrolase, which yields MPSDTAAAVTITYLGHSSLLVEVADPGGTATRILLDPGDLTPALDALGPVDAVLVTHGHPDHLDPAQIRRLQSDGAVPVFGPADLKEQLQDVDIVTTAVEPGAFDLGGTRIVVTRTTHETLYPDIPLPENFAYEIGGRVFATGDSLTLPTSPVDVLLAPLAGPWMKLSEGIDFVRAVSPKTVIPVHDAGLAPAHRNLHRALFTSFAPTGTVIEPLDSGESVTL from the coding sequence ATGCCGAGCGACACCGCCGCCGCGGTCACCATCACCTACCTCGGGCACTCGAGCCTGCTCGTCGAAGTGGCCGATCCGGGCGGCACGGCCACGCGCATCCTGCTCGACCCGGGCGATCTCACACCCGCACTCGACGCTCTCGGCCCCGTGGACGCCGTGCTGGTGACCCACGGCCACCCCGACCACCTCGACCCGGCGCAGATCCGGCGGCTCCAGTCCGACGGCGCGGTGCCGGTGTTCGGGCCGGCGGACCTGAAGGAGCAGCTCCAGGACGTCGACATCGTCACCACGGCCGTGGAACCCGGCGCATTCGACCTCGGCGGCACGCGGATCGTGGTGACGCGCACGACCCACGAGACGCTGTACCCCGACATCCCGCTGCCGGAGAACTTCGCCTACGAAATCGGCGGGCGGGTGTTCGCCACCGGTGATTCGCTCACCCTGCCCACCAGCCCCGTCGACGTGCTGCTGGCTCCGCTGGCCGGTCCGTGGATGAAGCTCTCGGAAGGGATCGACTTCGTGCGCGCCGTCTCGCCGAAGACCGTCATCCCGGTCCACGACGCAGGTCTCGCGCCGGCGCACCGGAACCTGCATCGTGCCCTGTTCACCTCGTTCGCCCCCACGGGAACCGTGATCGAGCCGCTGGACTCCGGCGAGTCCGTCACGCTCTGA
- a CDS encoding class II aldolase/adducin family protein, which yields MNVDVAEEVARAHRALAHAGQSDMVWGHVSARDEDGRGVWMKAAGWGFEEITRERVLLVSPAGEVLAGEGRRHIEYPIHTQLVAARPDVGAVVHSHAPAAAVFASLDVPLRALSHDAVPFLDPDVPRYTGSGDLIRDDTMGLALAQVVGDSAGALIPGHGLVVVGPNLAVAVMRAVLLERACRNHLSALSAGGPVRWSDESEIAGKRARVWSHDQYQAGYDYLLRRAHDTAGLP from the coding sequence GTGAACGTCGATGTCGCCGAGGAGGTGGCGCGGGCCCATCGGGCGCTGGCCCACGCCGGTCAGTCCGACATGGTCTGGGGCCACGTGAGCGCGCGTGACGAGGATGGCCGTGGCGTGTGGATGAAAGCCGCGGGATGGGGCTTCGAAGAAATCACGCGCGAACGCGTGCTACTGGTATCCCCCGCGGGTGAGGTGCTGGCCGGCGAAGGCCGGCGCCACATCGAGTATCCGATCCACACGCAGCTGGTGGCCGCCCGTCCCGATGTCGGTGCGGTCGTGCACAGTCACGCCCCGGCCGCCGCGGTGTTCGCCTCGCTCGACGTTCCGCTGCGCGCTCTGTCGCACGACGCCGTGCCGTTCCTCGATCCCGACGTCCCCCGCTACACCGGCTCGGGTGACCTGATCCGCGACGACACGATGGGGCTCGCCCTGGCACAGGTGGTCGGCGACTCGGCAGGCGCTCTCATCCCCGGCCACGGGCTCGTCGTCGTGGGGCCGAACCTCGCCGTCGCGGTCATGCGCGCCGTCCTCCTGGAACGAGCGTGCCGCAACCACCTCAGCGCACTCTCGGCGGGCGGACCGGTCCGCTGGTCGGACGAGAGCGAGATCGCCGGAAAGCGCGCGCGGGTGTGGTCGCACGATCAGTACCAAGCCGGTTACGACTACCTGCTGCGCCGGGCCCATGACACGGCCGGCCTTCCGTGA
- a CDS encoding fumarylacetoacetate hydrolase family protein, producing the protein MKWVSYRSFDGSERCGLVRGAKVLGHAAGITMLDVLRSGEGLEAAAALVTSNPAEVVDLALADLLAPIPTPPSIRDFAAFERHVRNAGVVAGGDGTISSVWYEEPVFYFSNPAAIRGPRDDIPVPAMTKAWDYEVEVAAVIADDCSDLDPATAESHIAGYLVYCDWSARDVSARERGFVFGPSKSKDTATSLGPYLVTPEELEPYRSGKGYALTMNGYVNGELYGGGDWGEIHWSFGEMLAHASRDTTLRAGDIISSGAVGTGCIFELSGHRDYLRPGDTVKIEVERLGAVEARMVDKGEKLVPEMLITRSITISAPPEAVFDVIADPRRHGQFDGSGTVADTIAGPSRLTLGSEFSVSMVLFDVPYQVTNTVVEYEENRRIAWAHPGQHRWRYELEEVEDGTLVTETCDFTTSPWGERVAGSAWGRRDAEAIEKTLLRLKALVEWG; encoded by the coding sequence GTGAAGTGGGTCAGTTACCGGTCGTTCGACGGATCGGAACGGTGCGGACTGGTGCGGGGAGCCAAGGTCCTCGGTCACGCCGCGGGAATCACGATGCTGGACGTGCTGCGTTCCGGGGAAGGGCTGGAGGCGGCCGCGGCCTTGGTGACGTCGAACCCGGCCGAAGTCGTGGATCTGGCCTTGGCGGACCTTCTGGCACCGATTCCCACCCCTCCGTCGATCCGCGATTTCGCGGCCTTCGAGCGGCATGTCCGCAACGCCGGAGTCGTCGCGGGCGGCGATGGCACGATCAGCTCGGTCTGGTACGAGGAGCCGGTCTTCTACTTTTCGAACCCGGCTGCGATCCGGGGACCGCGCGATGACATCCCGGTTCCTGCGATGACGAAGGCGTGGGACTACGAGGTCGAGGTCGCGGCGGTGATCGCTGACGATTGTTCGGACCTGGACCCAGCGACGGCAGAGAGCCACATAGCCGGCTACCTCGTTTACTGCGACTGGAGTGCGCGCGACGTCTCCGCTCGCGAGAGGGGTTTCGTCTTCGGCCCCTCGAAGAGCAAGGACACCGCGACAAGCCTCGGCCCGTACCTGGTCACGCCGGAGGAGCTGGAGCCCTACCGGTCAGGCAAAGGGTACGCGCTCACGATGAACGGCTACGTCAACGGCGAGCTGTACGGAGGTGGTGACTGGGGCGAGATCCACTGGTCCTTCGGCGAAATGCTGGCGCACGCATCACGGGACACCACGTTGCGGGCGGGTGACATCATCTCCAGCGGAGCGGTCGGTACCGGATGCATCTTCGAGTTGTCCGGACACCGTGACTACCTCAGGCCGGGTGACACGGTCAAGATCGAGGTGGAGCGACTCGGCGCAGTGGAAGCGCGGATGGTGGACAAGGGTGAGAAGCTGGTGCCCGAAATGCTGATCACACGGAGCATCACGATCAGCGCTCCGCCAGAGGCGGTGTTCGATGTGATCGCAGACCCCCGCCGGCACGGCCAGTTCGACGGCTCCGGCACGGTCGCGGACACGATCGCCGGTCCCAGCCGCCTGACCTTGGGCTCGGAGTTCAGCGTGTCGATGGTGCTGTTCGACGTGCCCTACCAGGTGACGAACACCGTTGTGGAGTACGAGGAGAACCGCCGCATCGCATGGGCCCATCCGGGGCAGCACCGCTGGCGCTACGAGCTCGAGGAGGTCGAGGACGGCACCTTGGTCACCGAGACCTGCGACTTCACCACCTCGCCGTGGGGGGAGCGCGTGGCGGGATCAGCTTGGGGGCGGCGGGATGCGGAGGCCATCGAGAAAACGCTGCTCCGGCTCAAAGCCCTCGTCGAGTGGGGCTAG
- a CDS encoding ABC transporter permease: MTPLPDRAPASPTTDEQKPAVAASSRNPALTLPRPSLLLSRYAVVGVWAIMTAVFTLAAPDTFGQIATFQNIFGSQQALVFLALGALCTFVAGEFDLSIASIMGMSATSVPVLVVLHGVSLGVAVLAAIGVAVLSGLVNGLLVVHLGVDAIIATLGTGTFLLGMASWISGQTTVGGLDVGYGNFVQQTLGGLPLSFYYGIVLAIAFGYVLTFTPLGRYLTFVGANAEVARLAGVNVNAIRIGSYVVGSLVAGVGGVLLVLSTGGYDSTSSPQYLLPTFAAAFLGTAVVRPGTFNPIGTMVAIYFLATGIVGLQILGLNGWIQNAFYGAALVVAVSIASVVRHRRSK; encoded by the coding sequence ATGACCCCCCTCCCGGACCGGGCCCCGGCTTCGCCCACGACCGACGAGCAGAAGCCGGCTGTGGCAGCGTCCTCGCGCAACCCCGCTCTCACCCTGCCCCGGCCGAGTCTGCTCTTGTCGAGGTACGCCGTGGTGGGCGTCTGGGCGATCATGACCGCGGTCTTCACCCTCGCGGCGCCGGACACGTTCGGTCAGATCGCCACGTTCCAGAACATCTTCGGCTCCCAGCAGGCACTCGTCTTCCTGGCGCTGGGCGCCTTGTGCACGTTCGTGGCCGGTGAGTTCGATCTGTCCATCGCGTCGATCATGGGCATGTCCGCGACCAGCGTCCCCGTTCTCGTCGTGCTGCACGGCGTCAGCCTCGGTGTGGCTGTCCTCGCGGCGATCGGAGTCGCGGTGCTCTCGGGTCTGGTCAACGGTCTGCTCGTCGTCCACCTCGGCGTCGACGCGATCATCGCCACTCTCGGCACCGGCACGTTCCTGCTGGGTATGGCTTCGTGGATCTCCGGGCAGACAACCGTCGGCGGACTCGACGTGGGCTACGGCAACTTCGTGCAGCAGACCCTCGGCGGACTCCCGCTCAGCTTCTACTACGGCATCGTGCTGGCGATCGCGTTCGGCTACGTCCTCACCTTCACCCCGCTCGGCCGGTACCTGACCTTCGTGGGAGCGAACGCGGAAGTCGCCCGGCTAGCCGGGGTGAACGTCAACGCCATTCGCATCGGCTCCTACGTCGTCGGATCGCTCGTGGCCGGCGTCGGCGGTGTGCTGCTGGTGCTGTCCACGGGCGGCTACGACTCGACGAGCTCCCCGCAGTACCTGCTGCCGACCTTCGCGGCGGCCTTTCTCGGCACAGCCGTCGTCCGGCCCGGAACCTTCAATCCGATCGGGACGATGGTCGCGATCTACTTCCTGGCCACGGGCATCGTCGGCCTCCAGATCCTGGGGCTGAACGGCTGGATCCAGAACGCCTTCTACGGTGCGGCCCTGGTCGTGGCCGTGTCCATCGCCAGTGTTGTTCGTCATCGCCGGAGCAAATGA
- a CDS encoding ATP-binding cassette domain-containing protein — protein MTRAAPARLSLHRIRKVFGPMTALAGLDLEIGPGQTHALVGQNGSGKSTLVKVLAGIHRPEPGSRILVNGQELDVPAKPRQLRSAGLSFVHQTLGLVAGKSVAENIAVGDFAVTRLGRIDWRREVVLAQELLRMIGAEIDPRGQVGTLSPADQSKVAIARAMRAQAHDTGLGVLVLDEPSRALPPDALREFHACVQTLVARGTSVLLVSHNLEEVLEVADRISVLRDGHLVASGLAAPETSAREIAELMLGRHMAVLAGQRRNRSFTVDDDTVVVSGLRDGGSEVEPLAIARGEVVGVTGLAGEWWERLPYEMAAVARAGSGRLTLDGRTFDLRRLSPRQAIEAGIALVPENRTESGLALTASAAENIALPWLARRRGKILLRGRQLQAAALPDMAALEVLPLDPGALVGRLSGGNQQKVLLAKWLHHPPKLLLLHEPTQAVDVGAREAILQAVRRIADAGAAVLYASAQPTDLVVATDRILCYRDGRFHHITDHTQEAILATLYPGQVLTRRSVS, from the coding sequence GTGACCCGGGCCGCGCCTGCCCGCCTGTCGTTGCACCGGATCCGCAAGGTGTTCGGCCCCATGACCGCGCTGGCGGGACTGGATCTGGAGATCGGGCCCGGCCAGACCCACGCACTGGTCGGTCAGAACGGCTCCGGGAAGTCGACCCTGGTCAAGGTCCTCGCCGGCATCCACCGGCCCGAGCCCGGCTCGCGCATCCTGGTCAACGGGCAGGAACTGGACGTTCCCGCGAAACCTCGTCAGCTGCGCTCGGCCGGGCTGTCGTTCGTCCACCAGACGCTCGGCCTGGTGGCGGGCAAGTCCGTCGCCGAGAACATCGCGGTGGGCGACTTCGCGGTCACCAGGCTGGGACGCATCGACTGGCGCCGGGAGGTGGTCCTGGCGCAGGAGCTGCTGCGGATGATCGGGGCTGAGATCGACCCCCGCGGTCAGGTCGGCACGCTCAGTCCCGCCGATCAGTCGAAGGTGGCGATCGCCCGCGCCATGCGGGCGCAGGCGCACGACACCGGCCTCGGGGTGCTGGTCCTGGACGAACCTTCGCGGGCGCTTCCCCCCGATGCGCTTCGGGAATTCCACGCTTGTGTGCAGACCTTGGTGGCCCGCGGCACCAGCGTGCTCCTCGTCTCCCACAACCTCGAGGAAGTGCTGGAGGTCGCCGACCGGATCTCCGTGCTGCGGGACGGCCACCTCGTCGCTTCCGGCCTGGCCGCACCCGAGACCTCGGCACGGGAGATCGCGGAGCTGATGCTCGGCCGCCACATGGCCGTTCTCGCCGGCCAGCGCCGGAATCGGTCGTTCACGGTCGACGACGACACGGTTGTCGTCTCAGGTCTTCGCGACGGCGGCAGCGAGGTCGAGCCGTTGGCGATCGCCCGGGGAGAGGTCGTCGGCGTGACCGGACTCGCGGGAGAGTGGTGGGAACGCCTCCCGTACGAGATGGCGGCCGTCGCCCGCGCCGGATCCGGCAGGCTGACCCTGGACGGCCGGACCTTCGACCTCCGGCGTCTCAGTCCACGGCAGGCGATCGAGGCCGGTATCGCCCTGGTACCGGAGAACCGGACCGAGTCGGGTCTCGCGCTCACCGCCTCGGCCGCGGAGAACATCGCCCTGCCCTGGCTCGCCCGCCGGCGCGGCAAGATACTGTTGCGTGGAAGGCAACTCCAGGCCGCGGCGCTGCCGGACATGGCGGCCCTGGAGGTCCTGCCGCTGGACCCAGGCGCCCTCGTCGGACGGTTGAGCGGCGGGAACCAGCAGAAGGTGCTGCTCGCCAAGTGGCTGCACCACCCGCCGAAGCTGCTGCTCCTCCACGAGCCGACCCAGGCCGTCGACGTCGGCGCCCGCGAGGCCATCCTCCAAGCCGTCCGCCGGATCGCCGATGCCGGCGCCGCCGTGCTCTACGCCAGCGCCCAACCCACGGACCTGGTGGTCGCCACCGACCGGATCCTGTGTTATCGCGACGGGCGGTTCCACCACATCACCGACCACACCCAAGAGGCGATCCTCGCCACCCTCTACCCCGGACAGGTCCTTACGCGAAGGAGCGTGTCATGA